From Coffea arabica cultivar ET-39 chromosome 2e, Coffea Arabica ET-39 HiFi, whole genome shotgun sequence, the proteins below share one genomic window:
- the LOC113732633 gene encoding pathogenesis-related protein PR-4: MERVPLILCIVSFTLFVAVADSQSASNVRATYNLYNPQNINWDLNAARVFCATWDANKPLSWRRQYGWTAFCGPAGPRGQAACGRCLRVTNTATRAQVVVRIVDQCSNGGLDLDIGPFRQIDTNGQGNANGFLRVNYEFVNC; encoded by the exons ATGGAAAGGGTTCCCCTAATTCTTTGCATCGTTTCGTTTACCCTCTTTGTTGCTGTGGCTGACTCCCAGAGTGCTTCTAATGTTAGGGCCACTTACAATTTGTACAATCCCCAAAATATCAATTGGGACCTCAACGCTGCTAGGGTTTTTTGTGCAACATGGGATGCTAACAAGCCCCTTTCGTGGCGGAGGCAATATGGTTGGACTGCCTTTTGTGGACCTGCTGGACCTCGAGGGCAGGCTGCATGTGGGAGGTGCCTAAGG GTGACTAATACAGCAACTAGAGCTCAAGTTGTTGTCAGGATTGTTGATCAATGCAGCAATGGTGGGCTAGATTTGGATATTGGCCCCTTTCGACAAATTGACACCAATGGACAGGGCAATGCCAACGGTTTCCTAAGAGTCAACTATGAATTTGTTAACTG